A window from Deinococcus sp. Leaf326 encodes these proteins:
- a CDS encoding ABC transporter permease, which produces MTARRPAANLWPMLAVAALAIVLYWPVMLIANRSVADEALRSGADLGCGTAWQCATVLRNPVLPAPGQFAAGFRTLSTPPLAPTSAPYNALVTGGETLLGLALASVLGLGLATLLVFSRSFERATLPWLVASQTVPIVAIAPMLAVLLGQYGVQGFLPKAIIAAYIAFFPVAVGAAQGLRSPDALQLDLMRTYRASAWQVFWTLRLPASLPYLFTALKVAATAALVGSIVAEISTISFSGLGKMLAENSRASDTVALWVIMVYGAALGIGLVAVVGLAERAVTRWRPAR; this is translated from the coding sequence GTGACGGCCCGCCGCCCGGCCGCCAACCTCTGGCCCATGCTGGCGGTCGCCGCGCTGGCCATAGTGCTGTACTGGCCGGTCATGCTCATCGCCAACCGGAGCGTGGCCGACGAGGCGCTGCGCAGCGGGGCGGACCTGGGCTGCGGCACGGCGTGGCAGTGCGCAACGGTGCTGCGCAACCCGGTACTGCCCGCACCGGGGCAGTTTGCAGCCGGCTTCCGGACCCTGAGCACGCCTCCCCTGGCCCCCACCAGCGCGCCCTACAACGCCCTAGTGACGGGCGGCGAGACGCTGTTGGGGCTGGCACTGGCAAGCGTGCTGGGGCTGGGGCTGGCGACGCTGCTGGTGTTCAGCCGCAGCTTCGAGCGGGCCACACTGCCCTGGCTGGTCGCCTCGCAGACGGTGCCCATTGTGGCGATCGCGCCCATGCTGGCCGTGTTGTTGGGGCAATACGGGGTGCAGGGTTTCCTGCCCAAGGCGATCATCGCCGCGTACATCGCCTTCTTTCCAGTCGCGGTGGGAGCGGCCCAGGGGCTGCGCAGCCCGGACGCCCTGCAGCTCGACCTCATGCGCACCTACCGGGCCTCGGCTTGGCAGGTGTTCTGGACACTGCGGCTGCCCGCCAGCCTGCCGTACCTGTTCACGGCGCTCAAGGTGGCGGCGACGGCGGCGCTCGTGGGCAGCATCGTGGCCGAGATCAGCACCATCTCCTTTTCCGGCCTGGGCAAGATGCTCGCCGAGAACTCGCGCGCTTCGGACACGGTCGCCCTCTGGGTGATCATGGTGTACGGCGCCGCGCTGGGTATCGGGCTGGTGGCCGTGGTCGGGCTGGCCGAACGGGCGGTGACGCGGTGGCGACCCGCCCGCTGA
- a CDS encoding ABC transporter ATP-binding protein translates to MTHTVSTSPPSSPISSAAAPIVSARNLGMVFPVPGGQTVALQGADLDIAPGEFISLIGPSGCGKTTLLRLMADLIQPTGGELTIGGESPEAARRRRAYGYVFQAPALMEWRNVLNNVLLPLEVMNVPGDRKSRAREMLRLVGLEKFERSYPWQLSGGMQQRVSIARALAFDPPLLFMDEPFGALDEITREMLNLELLRLWRETGKTVVFVTHSISEAVFLSSRVVVMTARPGKIEGIVPIDLPHPRGDDTREDPRFFAAATEVRELLRRGHA, encoded by the coding sequence GTGACGCACACCGTATCCACATCCCCCCCGTCGTCTCCGATCTCCTCCGCCGCCGCGCCCATCGTGTCGGCGCGCAACCTCGGCATGGTGTTTCCGGTGCCGGGGGGGCAGACGGTGGCGCTCCAGGGGGCCGACCTCGACATCGCGCCGGGCGAGTTCATCTCGCTCATCGGGCCGTCGGGCTGCGGCAAAACCACGCTGCTGCGGCTGATGGCCGACCTCATCCAGCCGACGGGCGGCGAACTGACGATCGGCGGCGAGTCCCCAGAGGCCGCACGCCGGCGCCGGGCCTACGGCTACGTGTTCCAGGCTCCGGCCCTGATGGAATGGCGCAACGTGCTGAACAACGTGCTGCTGCCGCTGGAGGTCATGAACGTGCCGGGCGACCGCAAGTCAAGGGCGCGCGAGATGCTGCGACTCGTGGGGCTGGAGAAGTTCGAGCGGTCGTACCCCTGGCAGCTCTCGGGCGGCATGCAGCAGCGGGTGAGCATCGCGCGGGCGCTGGCCTTTGACCCGCCGCTGCTGTTCATGGACGAGCCCTTCGGGGCGCTCGACGAGATTACGCGCGAGATGCTGAACCTCGAACTGCTGCGGCTGTGGCGGGAGACGGGCAAGACGGTGGTCTTCGTGACCCATTCGATTTCCGAGGCCGTTTTTTTGAGCAGCCGCGTGGTCGTCATGACGGCCCGTCCCGGCAAGATCGAGGGGATCGTGCCCATCGACCTGCCCCACCCGCGCGGCGACGACACGCGCGAGGACCCCCGCTTCTTTGCAGCGGCGACCGAGGTCCGCGAACTGCTGCGGCGGGGGCACGCGTGA
- the hydA gene encoding dihydropyrimidinase, giving the protein MTLLIQNGEIVSDGRRYKADVLVEGEKIAQIGEHLPVPEGAQVIDAAGKYVFPGLIDPHVHIHLPFMGTFAKDTHATGSQAALIGGTTTYIEMLAPAGSEALEDGWQTWTGMAAGQSACDYTFHIGVTRWDDGTEATLRRLVAEGMTSFKVFLAYKGAFGIDDHALYGVCRLAAELGVVVTAHCENADLVAELQQKLLAEGRTGPEWHEPSRPESVEAEGTAHFATFVEMTGAKGYVVHLSNARALDAALDARARGVNLSVEVVIPHLTLDKTYAERPGVEGAKYVMSPPLRDKANQERLWAALKAGDIDTVATDHCPFDVAQKQMGDGDFTRIPNGIPAIEDRVNLLYTYGVSRGDLSLERFVDAASTRSAHIFGLYPRKGTVAVGSDADLVVYDPTYRGQISAATSHMNNDYSGFEGVEIDGRPEIVTVRGEVAVRGGEFVGTPGRGHLLRR; this is encoded by the coding sequence GTGACCCTACTCATTCAGAACGGCGAAATCGTCTCCGACGGCCGGCGGTACAAGGCCGACGTGCTCGTCGAGGGCGAGAAGATTGCCCAGATCGGCGAGCACCTGCCCGTCCCCGAGGGGGCGCAGGTCATCGACGCGGCGGGCAAGTACGTCTTTCCCGGCCTCATCGACCCGCACGTCCACATCCACCTGCCGTTTATGGGCACCTTTGCCAAGGACACGCACGCGACCGGCTCGCAGGCAGCCCTGATCGGCGGCACGACCACCTACATCGAGATGCTGGCCCCGGCGGGAAGCGAGGCGCTGGAAGACGGCTGGCAGACCTGGACGGGCATGGCGGCGGGCCAGAGCGCCTGCGACTACACTTTCCATATCGGCGTGACGCGCTGGGACGACGGGACCGAGGCCACGCTGCGCCGGCTGGTCGCCGAGGGCATGACCTCCTTCAAGGTCTTCCTGGCGTACAAGGGGGCCTTCGGGATCGACGATCACGCGCTGTACGGGGTGTGCCGGCTGGCCGCCGAGCTGGGCGTGGTGGTCACGGCCCACTGCGAGAACGCCGATCTGGTGGCCGAGCTCCAGCAGAAGCTGCTGGCCGAGGGCAGGACCGGCCCCGAGTGGCACGAGCCGAGCCGCCCCGAAAGCGTGGAGGCCGAGGGCACCGCGCACTTCGCCACTTTCGTCGAGATGACGGGCGCGAAGGGGTACGTGGTGCACCTGAGCAACGCCCGCGCGCTGGATGCCGCTCTGGACGCGCGGGCGCGGGGGGTAAACCTGAGCGTGGAGGTGGTCATCCCGCACCTGACGCTGGACAAGACCTACGCCGAGCGCCCCGGCGTGGAGGGAGCCAAGTACGTGATGTCGCCGCCGTTGCGGGACAAGGCCAACCAGGAACGGCTATGGGCCGCCCTGAAGGCCGGCGACATCGACACGGTAGCGACCGACCACTGCCCCTTCGACGTGGCGCAGAAGCAGATGGGCGACGGCGACTTCACCCGAATCCCGAACGGCATTCCGGCCATCGAGGACCGCGTGAACCTGCTCTACACCTACGGCGTCAGCCGGGGCGACCTGAGCCTGGAGCGCTTCGTGGACGCCGCGAGCACCCGCAGCGCGCACATTTTCGGGCTCTACCCGCGCAAGGGAACGGTGGCCGTGGGCAGCGACGCTGACCTGGTGGTCTACGACCCGACCTACCGGGGCCAGATCTCGGCGGCGACCTCGCACATGAACAACGACTACAGCGGCTTCGAGGGGGTCGAGATCGACGGCCGGCCCGAGATCGTCACCGTGCGCGGCGAGGTGGCGGTCCGCGGCGGCGAGTTCGTGGGCACGCCAGGGCGGGGGCACCTGCTGCGCAGGTAA
- the preA gene encoding NAD-dependent dihydropyrimidine dehydrogenase subunit PreA: MADLSVNFAGIRAPNPFWLASAPPTNSGAQIHRAFEYGWGGAVWKTIGAPVLNISNRYSGLSLGGQRLLAINNVELISDRPLDVNLREIAEVKRMWPDRAVIVSAMVDADPQAWRDIVMMIEDTGADGIELNYGCPQGMSERGMGAAVGQVPEMCELNTHWVTSVTRLPVIVKLTPNITRITEPAHAALAGGANALSLINTINSIMKVDLDTLQITPSIGGRGTHGGYAGPAVKPIALNLLSELVTDEGVRRSGVPICGMGGIQTWRDAAEFLLLGATSVQVCTAAMHYGYRIVEDMIDGLSNWMDDKGFATIADVAGRAVPQVSTFGQLDLGYQAVARIHADKCIGCNLCYVACNDTAHQCIDLYAPGGVQVDPGYDLRAGGKEVSVDRPRPVIRESDCVGCALCANVCPVDGCIEMVSVPSGRPHVTWDDLSARQPAVTQQWSAMEAFRAENGFEIH; the protein is encoded by the coding sequence ATGGCTGACCTGAGCGTGAATTTTGCGGGCATCCGCGCGCCCAATCCCTTCTGGCTGGCCTCGGCGCCGCCCACCAACTCGGGCGCGCAGATTCACCGCGCCTTCGAGTACGGCTGGGGCGGCGCGGTCTGGAAGACCATCGGGGCACCGGTCCTGAACATCTCCAACCGCTACAGCGGCCTGTCGCTGGGCGGACAGCGCCTGCTGGCGATCAACAACGTCGAGCTCATCTCCGACCGCCCGCTGGACGTGAACCTGCGCGAGATTGCCGAGGTCAAGCGGATGTGGCCCGACCGCGCCGTGATCGTCTCGGCGATGGTGGACGCCGATCCGCAGGCGTGGCGCGACATCGTGATGATGATCGAGGACACTGGGGCCGACGGCATCGAGCTGAACTACGGCTGCCCCCAGGGCATGAGCGAGCGCGGCATGGGCGCAGCCGTCGGGCAGGTGCCCGAGATGTGCGAGCTGAATACCCACTGGGTCACCAGTGTGACCCGGCTGCCGGTGATCGTGAAGCTCACGCCGAACATCACCCGGATCACCGAGCCGGCACACGCGGCCCTGGCGGGCGGGGCCAACGCCCTGTCGCTCATCAACACCATCAACTCGATCATGAAGGTGGACCTTGACACCCTCCAGATCACGCCGAGCATCGGCGGGCGCGGAACGCACGGGGGCTACGCGGGACCGGCAGTCAAACCCATCGCCCTGAACCTCCTCTCCGAACTCGTGACCGACGAGGGCGTGCGCCGCAGCGGCGTGCCCATCTGCGGCATGGGGGGCATCCAGACATGGCGCGACGCCGCCGAATTCCTGCTGCTGGGCGCGACCTCGGTGCAGGTGTGCACGGCGGCGATGCACTACGGCTACCGCATCGTCGAGGACATGATCGACGGCCTGAGCAACTGGATGGACGACAAGGGCTTTGCAACCATCGCTGACGTAGCGGGCCGCGCCGTGCCGCAGGTGAGCACCTTTGGGCAGCTCGACCTCGGGTATCAGGCGGTGGCGCGCATCCACGCCGACAAGTGCATCGGGTGCAACCTCTGTTACGTGGCCTGCAACGACACGGCCCACCAGTGCATTGACCTGTACGCGCCCGGCGGCGTGCAGGTGGATCCCGGCTACGACCTGCGCGCGGGCGGCAAGGAGGTCAGTGTGGACCGCCCGCGCCCGGTGATCCGCGAGTCGGACTGTGTGGGCTGCGCGCTGTGCGCCAACGTGTGCCCGGTCGACGGCTGTATCGAGATGGTCAGCGTGCCCAGCGGCCGCCCGCACGTCACCTGGGACGACCTAAGTGCCCGGCAGCCTGCCGTGACCCAGCAGTGGAGCGCGATGGAAGCCTTCCGGGCCGAGAACGGCTTCGAGATCCACTAG
- a CDS encoding NAD(P)-dependent oxidoreductase, translating to MTQSGSPQAFSAPDLSPTGSAWQELLPPMTAHEASVEANRCLYCYDAPCMQACPTHIDIPTFIRKISTGNLRGSARTILESNFLGGTCARVCPVQELCEGACVLGPDHKPIQIGRLQRHAVDHVQERGLTLFTPAPATGRRVAVVGSGPAGISAAAELAKAGHAVTLLEKRELAGGLSTYGIISLREPVEVAQREVEMVRALGVQVRTGHELRDLAGLSELLLEHDAVFLGLGLGAVPAMGIPGEAAVLDGLEFIETAKLRPHDLPPARRVAVIGAGNTAIDAATMARRAGAEVVMVYRRTEAEMTAYRHEYEFALHEGIGFAFLTQPVGVELDAAGQVVGLRCVKMALGAPDASGRPRPEAVPGSEFVLPCDAVVKAIGQEKPALATALGLRLDGGYIAVDENLRTSLDRVWAGGDGVRVRGSASTVMAVQDGKIAAVSISAALGREANVTLKPQVPTEVRHLPLYAQAHHPQTPPVQAGTPENTHG from the coding sequence ATGACGCAGTCCGGCTCTCCGCAGGCCTTCTCCGCACCCGACCTCTCCCCGACCGGCAGCGCCTGGCAGGAGCTCCTGCCGCCTATGACCGCGCACGAGGCCAGCGTGGAGGCCAACCGCTGCCTGTACTGCTACGACGCTCCGTGTATGCAGGCCTGCCCGACCCACATCGACATCCCGACCTTCATCCGCAAGATCAGTACCGGCAACCTGCGCGGGTCGGCGCGCACCATCCTGGAGAGTAACTTTCTGGGCGGCACCTGCGCCCGCGTGTGCCCGGTACAGGAACTGTGCGAGGGGGCGTGCGTGCTGGGGCCCGACCACAAGCCCATCCAGATCGGGCGGCTGCAACGCCACGCGGTCGACCACGTGCAGGAACGCGGTCTGACCCTGTTCACGCCCGCCCCGGCGACCGGACGGCGCGTGGCGGTGGTCGGCAGCGGCCCGGCCGGAATCAGCGCCGCCGCCGAACTGGCCAAAGCTGGCCACGCCGTCACGCTGCTCGAAAAGCGTGAGCTGGCCGGTGGCCTCTCGACCTACGGCATCATCTCGCTGCGCGAGCCGGTCGAGGTGGCCCAGCGCGAGGTCGAGATGGTACGCGCCCTGGGGGTGCAGGTCCGGACCGGACATGAGCTGCGGGACCTCGCGGGCCTGAGCGAACTGCTGCTGGAGCACGACGCCGTATTTCTGGGTCTGGGCCTGGGGGCCGTCCCTGCCATGGGCATTCCCGGTGAGGCGGCGGTTCTCGACGGCCTGGAATTCATCGAGACGGCCAAACTCCGCCCGCACGACCTACCACCCGCGCGCCGCGTGGCCGTGATCGGGGCGGGCAATACTGCTATCGACGCCGCGACAATGGCCCGCCGCGCCGGAGCCGAGGTCGTGATGGTCTACCGCCGCACCGAGGCCGAGATGACGGCCTACCGCCATGAATACGAATTTGCGCTGCACGAGGGCATCGGCTTCGCGTTCCTGACCCAGCCGGTCGGGGTCGAGCTGGACGCGGCGGGGCAGGTCGTGGGCCTGCGCTGCGTGAAGATGGCGCTGGGCGCGCCCGACGCCTCCGGCCGCCCGCGCCCGGAGGCCGTGCCTGGCAGCGAGTTCGTGCTGCCCTGCGACGCGGTGGTCAAGGCCATCGGGCAGGAGAAACCCGCGCTGGCGACCGCACTGGGCCTGAGATTGGACGGCGGCTACATCGCCGTGGACGAGAACCTGCGCACCAGCCTGGACCGTGTATGGGCCGGCGGGGACGGCGTGCGCGTACGCGGCAGCGCCAGCACCGTGATGGCCGTGCAGGACGGCAAGATCGCGGCAGTGAGCATCAGCGCCGCGCTGGGGCGCGAGGCCAATGTGACCCTCAAGCCGCAGGTGCCCACCGAGGTCCGGCACCTGCCACTGTACGCCCAGGCCCACCATCCTCAGACGCCGCCCGTACAGGCGGGCACCCCGGAGAACACCCATGGCTGA
- a CDS encoding ATP-binding protein, with translation MSDVAVLKEQHRLSEQLHGVLHRIGGLQQPGLAWEGLLDAAVQEFAPVHAAVWEVGERGLCRVGASGPLPDGAAWPPVDQTPDEQAAYLMALCRAPEQLTGEQTEQVLWPLCLDGAPLGLLQLEFPQGRFVSAAQQRFLDKLTLYGAATLGHLLARQREHAAFAELQQSEERSRRLLQESPVPILSSTLGGRLTGANDAALKLLGYTHEDFALQVPDWATLLPPEHMDGAQAAFEQAVRTGRSDPAEKEVLTSGGERVPVDAFLVRDGDGEAGGLVCYLRDLRSERSFRRLWSTRATLLQSQVDQSRSDLARQAEELRQNNLELEARTRVLEGFAELTRHLTLHTDPYRLIGHAQEFTRSLLPQTFALYYEPEGGLWRVRSQVGDLGSPALQEALDAGLPYHSSVYLLVPWQSRQPYYTDHYALETDPALSGILSPQEMPVETVATLPVLVHGEVRGVFALGLNVAQPWTQVDRVIVESVVHNLGLALERAEQAQALQQRTRELERSNAELEQFAFVASHDLQEPLRSVSSFAQLLALRFGDSGDPRVARYVSYITEGTERMRLLIDDLLTFSRIGSRPRPFVPVLLDTQAAQASRELAVPLADRGGTLNIGPLPQVLGDPAQLRLVLSHLLDNALKFSSPARPPQVEVSARRGGQWVTVTVQDNGIGIEKRHFEQVFTIFQRLHSRERYAGNGIGLPLVRKIVERHGGQVTLDSVPGEGTRVAFTLRAAADDPGSD, from the coding sequence ATGTCCGACGTCGCCGTCCTGAAGGAGCAACATCGCCTGAGCGAGCAGCTCCACGGCGTCCTTCACCGGATCGGCGGCCTGCAGCAGCCTGGGCTGGCCTGGGAGGGACTGCTGGACGCGGCGGTTCAGGAGTTCGCACCTGTTCACGCCGCCGTCTGGGAGGTGGGTGAGCGTGGCCTGTGCCGCGTAGGCGCTTCCGGCCCCCTGCCGGACGGCGCGGCGTGGCCCCCGGTGGACCAGACCCCGGACGAGCAGGCCGCCTACCTGATGGCGCTGTGCCGGGCTCCCGAACAGCTGACCGGCGAACAGACCGAACAGGTCCTGTGGCCGCTGTGCCTCGACGGTGCGCCGCTGGGGCTGCTGCAACTGGAGTTCCCGCAGGGGCGGTTCGTGTCGGCGGCCCAGCAACGTTTTCTGGACAAGCTGACACTGTACGGCGCAGCGACCCTGGGACATCTGCTGGCACGGCAGCGTGAACACGCCGCCTTCGCCGAGCTTCAGCAGAGCGAGGAGAGGTCGCGCCGGCTGCTGCAGGAAAGCCCGGTGCCCATCCTGAGCAGTACGTTGGGAGGCCGCCTGACCGGGGCCAACGACGCCGCGCTGAAGCTGCTCGGGTATACCCACGAGGACTTCGCGCTCCAGGTGCCCGATTGGGCCACGCTGCTGCCGCCCGAACATATGGACGGCGCCCAGGCGGCCTTCGAGCAGGCGGTGAGGACGGGGAGGTCGGACCCGGCCGAGAAGGAAGTGCTGACGAGTGGCGGCGAGCGCGTGCCGGTGGACGCTTTTCTGGTCCGGGACGGCGACGGGGAAGCCGGTGGGCTGGTGTGCTATCTGCGCGACCTGCGGTCCGAACGCAGCTTCAGGCGGCTCTGGTCTACCCGGGCTACCCTGCTCCAGAGCCAGGTGGACCAGAGTCGCAGCGACCTTGCGCGCCAGGCCGAGGAACTGCGGCAGAACAATCTCGAACTCGAGGCCCGGACCCGTGTGCTCGAGGGCTTTGCTGAACTGACGCGGCACCTGACGTTGCACACCGATCCCTACCGGCTCATCGGCCACGCGCAGGAGTTCACGCGTTCGCTGCTGCCCCAGACCTTCGCGCTGTACTACGAACCCGAGGGCGGTCTGTGGCGCGTCCGGTCCCAAGTGGGCGACCTGGGCAGCCCAGCCCTGCAGGAGGCGCTCGACGCCGGGTTGCCCTACCACAGCAGCGTGTACCTGCTGGTGCCGTGGCAGTCGCGCCAGCCCTACTACACCGACCATTACGCCTTGGAGACCGATCCGGCGCTGTCGGGCATCCTTTCGCCGCAGGAGATGCCGGTCGAGACGGTCGCCACCCTGCCGGTCCTGGTCCACGGCGAGGTGCGCGGCGTCTTCGCGCTGGGCCTGAACGTGGCCCAGCCCTGGACGCAGGTGGACCGGGTGATCGTCGAAAGCGTGGTCCACAACCTCGGGCTGGCGCTGGAACGCGCCGAGCAGGCCCAGGCCCTGCAGCAGCGCACGCGTGAGCTGGAGCGCAGCAACGCCGAACTCGAACAGTTCGCCTTCGTGGCCAGCCACGACCTGCAGGAGCCGCTGCGCAGCGTGTCGAGCTTCGCGCAGCTGCTGGCCCTGCGCTTCGGTGACAGCGGCGACCCGCGCGTGGCGCGGTACGTCTCATACATCACCGAGGGCACCGAGCGGATGCGTCTGCTGATCGACGACCTCCTGACCTTCTCGCGCATCGGAAGTCGGCCCCGCCCCTTCGTGCCGGTCCTGCTCGATACCCAGGCGGCGCAGGCGAGTCGCGAGCTCGCCGTACCACTGGCCGACCGCGGCGGTACCCTGAACATTGGGCCGCTGCCGCAGGTGCTGGGCGATCCCGCACAACTGCGCCTGGTGCTGTCCCATCTGCTGGACAACGCCCTGAAGTTCAGCTCGCCCGCGCGCCCCCCACAGGTCGAGGTGTCGGCCCGGCGCGGGGGGCAGTGGGTGACCGTGACGGTGCAGGACAACGGCATCGGGATCGAGAAACGCCATTTCGAGCAGGTGTTCACCATCTTCCAACGCCTGCATAGCCGCGAGCGGTATGCGGGCAACGGCATTGGGCTGCCCCTCGTACGCAAGATCGTCGAGCGTCACGGCGGGCAGGTCACGCTCGACTCGGTGCCGGGTGAGGGGACCCGCGTGGCCTTCACGCTGCGCGCCGCGGCCGACGATCCGGGCAGCGACTGA
- a CDS encoding NADPH-dependent FMN reductase has protein sequence MVKIAIIIGSTRAARFADKPADWLRGIVSQRSDADYEFVDLRDFPLPFFDEVASNAYAPSQNEVAVRWQHKVAEFDGYIFLTAEYNHAPTAVLKNALDYAYPEWNKKPAAFVGYGSVGAARAIEQLRQIAVELQMAPTRTGVHIQGADFFGAWQQGAALEDMAHLQPGVQAMLDELLWWAKALKTAREA, from the coding sequence ATGGTCAAGATCGCGATCATCATCGGCAGTACACGCGCCGCCCGGTTTGCCGACAAGCCGGCCGACTGGCTGCGCGGCATCGTCTCGCAGCGCAGCGACGCCGACTACGAATTTGTGGACCTGCGCGACTTTCCCCTGCCTTTTTTTGACGAGGTCGCCTCGAACGCCTACGCGCCGTCGCAGAACGAGGTCGCGGTCCGTTGGCAGCACAAGGTCGCCGAGTTCGACGGCTACATCTTCCTGACGGCCGAGTACAACCACGCGCCGACCGCCGTGCTGAAAAACGCCCTGGACTACGCCTATCCCGAGTGGAACAAGAAGCCCGCCGCGTTCGTGGGCTACGGCTCGGTGGGCGCGGCGCGGGCGATCGAGCAGCTGCGGCAGATCGCCGTGGAGTTGCAGATGGCCCCGACCCGGACCGGCGTGCACATCCAGGGCGCGGATTTCTTCGGGGCGTGGCAGCAGGGCGCGGCGCTCGAAGACATGGCGCACCTTCAGCCGGGCGTGCAGGCCATGCTCGACGAACTGCTGTGGTGGGCGAAGGCCCTAAAGACCGCGCGCGAGGCCTGA
- a CDS encoding four-helix bundle copper-binding protein encodes MTTSDHTPALTRMLQNHPRAAQVADLPTLAECIAACAECTQICAACADACLAESDIGMMVPCIRLDLDCADICGVTGRVLVRQTATTPEVVRAQLQACLVACRACADECSKHAGHHEHCGLCAEACRRCEAACQALLDTLAA; translated from the coding sequence ATGACGACTTCCGACCACACGCCCGCCCTGACCCGGATGCTTCAGAACCACCCGCGCGCCGCGCAGGTCGCCGACCTGCCCACCCTGGCCGAGTGCATTGCCGCCTGTGCCGAGTGCACCCAAATCTGTGCAGCCTGTGCCGACGCCTGCCTCGCCGAGTCGGACATCGGCATGATGGTGCCCTGCATCCGGCTGGACCTCGACTGCGCCGACATCTGTGGGGTGACTGGGCGGGTACTCGTGCGCCAGACTGCGACGACGCCGGAGGTCGTGCGAGCCCAGCTTCAGGCCTGCCTCGTGGCGTGCCGGGCCTGCGCCGACGAGTGCAGCAAACACGCCGGACACCATGAGCACTGCGGCCTGTGCGCCGAGGCCTGCCGACGCTGCGAGGCCGCCTGTCAGGCGCTGCTGGACACGTTGGCCGCCTGA
- a CDS encoding universal stress protein, translated as MTEPRQPERLSLSRPGEGAGRTRGLYKIFVGMAAGVGKTTRALNELRERLERGEDALIGVLETHGRRGTVQAAEGLPVFPRRVLAHGGVTLGELDVDGLIARRPGVVLVDELAHTNAPGSACEKRWQDVETLLDAGIDVISTVNVQHLESLNDTVARLTGVRVRERLPDAVLHGADELVFVDLPPDDLRARLRAGHIYGPEKIEQSLTNFFTVANLTALREIALRQVANAVEMEAPAGQPGVQERVVVAIAAEETGGRLIRRGGQLAERLHGELHVVTIRPTRLNAEQARMLGTFRAITAALGGQFHVLDAQGSVAPVLVRFVQEIHATQVVMGETSRSRLTEFLRGDIIKTVLRETRNVDVYVISRD; from the coding sequence GTGACCGAACCGCGCCAGCCCGAACGCCTCTCGCTCTCCCGTCCCGGGGAGGGCGCGGGGCGCACACGCGGCCTCTACAAGATCTTTGTGGGCATGGCAGCGGGCGTGGGCAAGACCACCCGCGCCCTGAACGAACTGCGCGAGCGCCTGGAGCGCGGCGAGGACGCCCTGATCGGCGTGCTGGAGACGCACGGTCGCCGGGGCACCGTGCAGGCCGCCGAGGGGCTGCCGGTCTTTCCGCGCCGCGTCCTGGCGCACGGCGGCGTGACCCTGGGCGAGCTGGACGTGGACGGCCTGATCGCCCGCCGCCCCGGCGTGGTGCTGGTCGACGAACTGGCCCACACCAACGCCCCCGGCAGCGCCTGCGAAAAGCGCTGGCAGGACGTGGAAACGCTGCTGGACGCCGGAATCGACGTGATCTCGACCGTGAACGTCCAGCACCTCGAATCGCTGAACGATACGGTGGCCCGCCTGACCGGCGTGCGCGTGCGAGAGAGATTGCCCGACGCGGTGCTGCACGGCGCCGACGAACTCGTGTTCGTGGATCTGCCGCCCGACGACCTGCGCGCGCGGCTGCGGGCCGGGCATATCTACGGCCCCGAGAAGATCGAGCAGTCGCTGACCAACTTCTTCACGGTCGCCAACCTCACGGCCCTGCGCGAGATCGCGCTGCGGCAGGTCGCCAACGCGGTCGAGATGGAAGCGCCTGCGGGCCAACCCGGCGTGCAGGAGCGGGTCGTGGTCGCCATCGCCGCTGAGGAGACGGGCGGCCGCCTGATCCGCCGGGGCGGCCAACTCGCCGAGCGGCTGCACGGTGAACTGCATGTGGTGACCATCCGGCCCACGCGCCTGAATGCCGAGCAGGCCCGGATGCTGGGCACCTTCCGGGCCATCACGGCGGCCCTGGGGGGGCAGTTCCATGTCCTCGACGCCCAGGGCAGCGTGGCGCCGGTCCTCGTGCGCTTCGTACAGGAGATTCACGCGACGCAGGTCGTCATGGGCGAGACGAGCCGCTCGCGCCTCACCGAATTTCTGCGCGGGGACATCATCAAGACCGTGCTGCGCGAGACGCGCAACGTGGACGTGTACGTCATCAGCCGGGACTGA